The Neoasaia chiangmaiensis sequence ACGCGGGCTTCTAACGCTCTCGCGGCCGAAGGGCAAGCGATTGCGCTCCGCAAGCTGTGATCGGGACAGGGCGTTTTGCCGTTCTTGGCATTGCCGCCTTTGGATATGATCGACCGGGCAGTTATGTGGTGCCGGCGTTGCGCTATCGAGCAAGCCGGGCCGCCCGATAGCGTCTGATCGAGACGCGATGAGGCAGGAAAGATCAACATCCATGTATGACATGAAGAAACTCGGCAATCTGGCGACGATCAACAAAAGCGCCCCGGCAGCGACCAAGGCGTTCTGGGCATTCAATGAAGCGGCATTCGCGGATGGGGCTCTGGACCGTCTGACCAAGGAACTGATCGCGCTCGGCGTCGCGCTGACAACGCAGTGCCCGTATTGTATCGAGTTGCACACGAAGGCAGCCCGTGAAGCAGGTGCGACGGACGCTCAATTGTCCGAGGCGGCAATGGTTGCGGCGGCGATTCGTGCTGGTGGTGCCGTCACGCACGCCACGCATATGTTTGAGGGCTGAGACCCTGTATCTGGCGCGTTAGTTTTCGGTGATCCGCTCGAGCAATGCCATGAGCGGTTCGATGCCGATCCAGTAGGAACGCAGGTGCGGCGGGAGATCATTTTTTTCCGTCGCGCCATACAGGGCGGCGTAGCGTAGGCCGCGCAGGGCGGCGAGATCCCAGAAGAACGGCTCGATCCAGCCGTCTGGCGCCAGAAAGATAACTTTTGCTCCCGGCCTGGCGAAGGCAAGATTGGTCATGGCGGCCCCCATGCACCCCACGATGACATCGGCGTTTGCGAAAAGGGAGACCTGCTCATCGAAGCTCTGCGTATCGATCACGCACGTCTGGAAACCGGCGGCTGCAAGTTCTCTTTCGACATCGTCATGGTTGAGAAGTGTGCGCGAATAAGGCGCTCGCCGCGAGACGAAGAGAAGACGCGGGCCGTCTTGCGGCAGGTCCGCGGTAATGCGTCGATACAAGGTATCGAGCGCGTCCGGAGATTTTGTCAGGGGATGATTG is a genomic window containing:
- a CDS encoding carboxymuconolactone decarboxylase family protein codes for the protein MYDMKKLGNLATINKSAPAATKAFWAFNEAAFADGALDRLTKELIALGVALTTQCPYCIELHTKAAREAGATDAQLSEAAMVAAAIRAGGAVTHATHMFEG